In the Gossypium arboreum isolate Shixiya-1 chromosome 10, ASM2569848v2, whole genome shotgun sequence genome, one interval contains:
- the LOC108487116 gene encoding uncharacterized protein LOC108487116 isoform X2 has translation MLRNGETGDWIGTFEGHKGAVWSSCLDTNALRAASASADFSAKLWDALTGDELHSFEHKHIVRACAFSEDTHHLLTGGVEKILRIFDLNRLDAAPREVDNSPGSVRTVAWLHSDQTILSSCSDTSGVRLWDLRSGKIVQTLETKSPVTSAEVSQDGRYITTADGSTVKFWDSNHFELVKSYDMPCNVESASLEPKHGNKFIAGGEDMWVHVFDFHTGKELGCNKGHHGPIHCVRFAPGGESYASGSEDGTIRIWLTSPVSREESDAVPGNAPNPKVKAVADEVTRKIKSSLHIGTA, from the exons ATGTTAAGAAATGGGGAGACTGGAGATTGGATTGGCACATTTGAAGGGCATAAAGGTGCAGTATGGAGCTCCTGTCTGGATACCAATGCATTACGTGCTGCATCTGCCTCGGCTGATTTTTCCGC GAAACTATGGGATGCATTGACTGGAGATGAATTGCACTCATTTGAACACAAGCATATTGTTCGAGCATGTGCATTTTCGGAG GATACACATCATCTACTCACGGGTGGAGTTGAGAAAATTCTTCGAATATTTGATTTGAATCGTCTTGATGCAGCACCAAGAGAAGTGGATAATTCTCCTGGTTCAGTTAGAACTGTTGCATGGCTCCACAGTGACCAGACCATTTTAAGTTCTTGTAGTGATACTAGTGGTGTTAG GTTGTGGGATCTGAGAAGCGGCAAAATTGTtcaaacacttgaaacaaaatcaCCCGTCACTAGTGCTGAAGTGAGTCAGGATGGTCGCTATATAACCACCGCTGACGGATCTACTGTTAAGTTCTGGGATTCAAATCA TTTTGAGTTGGTGAAAAGCTACGACATGCCATGCAATGTAGAATCAGCTTCATTGGAGCCAAAGCATGGCAATAAGTTCATTGCTGGTGGAGAAGATATGTGGGTGCACGTGTTTGATTTTCATACTGGAAAAGAGCTTG GTTGCAACAAGGGTCACCATGGTCCTATCCACTGTGTACGTTTTGCACCTGGAGGGGAATCCTATGCTTCAGGATCTGAAGATGGCACCATTAGAATATGGTTGACAAGTCCAGTGAGTCGTGAAGAGAGTGATGCAGTACCTGGAAATGCACCAAATCCAAAAGTGAAGGctgtggctgatgaggttaccCGTAAGATCAAGAGTAGCCTTCATATTGGCACCGCATAG